Proteins from one Clostridium cellulovorans 743B genomic window:
- a CDS encoding cohesin domain-containing protein translates to MKISCDLRFKKIFSVLCICILFLGFSLTSIPVSAATETTVSYSITGDGIVGSTVEIAANVSSASNLYGVSWDFIYDTSMLQIQSISAGPLMGTNISKFTSNANGRAYISMSKFTTASPVNGEGTLAIIRARVLKVGTIKINTTPTTSNLNISNLTSCIKLSDDYSNKIAYSYKDSSIITKPISSLTDGKYENTNGNLTYTDNWIKATDSSQHFSNVLDNEVSFSFEGTGVNIHSITANNRGIAKVYIDGIAYDADDYTETVQRKVIFSKTDLPIGKHEVRIVVTNNKNAASTGYYISIDAIEILCNPPVLKSGKYQNTDSNLFYAGSWVQVTDGSQRYSKIENSTLYFSFEGTGFNLTSLVASNRGIAKIYVDGTAYDIDTYSPTVTSKIIFAKDGLPFGKHDVKVVVTNTKNATSTDTYISIAAIEILISPPVLTTGKYENTNSNLIYTGSWVQVADGSQRYSNIVDSAFQFSFEGTGFNLNSLVANNRGIAKVYIDGTSYDVDTYSDVVQRKTIFSKDGLAMGKHTVKVVITNTKNAASSNYYISITSIEILNSSPVLASGMYENTSSDIAYTGSWVKVTDGSQNYSKIENSALYFSFQGTGFNLHSIVANNRGIAKVYVDGVAYDVDTYSPTVERKIVFTKDGLAYGKHNVKILVTNTKNTTSTDTYISIDAVEILVTPPTLSSGKYDNFDPNLIYTGSWTSVAYDSQHFSKTENSTVSFSFEGTGFNLHSLVASNRGIAKLYVDGVAYDVDTYSPTIERKIVFTKDGLTYGKHNVQIVVTCTKNTISTDTYISIDAVEII, encoded by the coding sequence ATGAAAATCTCCTGTGATCTAAGATTTAAAAAAATATTCTCTGTCTTATGCATTTGTATTCTTTTCTTAGGATTTTCCTTAACATCAATTCCAGTATCTGCAGCTACTGAAACCACAGTTAGCTATAGTATAACTGGTGATGGTATTGTAGGCAGTACAGTAGAAATTGCTGCTAATGTATCATCAGCTAGTAATTTATATGGAGTTTCTTGGGATTTTATATATGATACTAGCATGTTACAAATACAAAGCATATCCGCGGGTCCTTTAATGGGCACAAATATATCAAAATTTACATCAAATGCAAATGGACGTGCCTATATAAGTATGTCTAAGTTTACTACTGCATCTCCTGTAAATGGTGAAGGTACTCTTGCTATTATAAGAGCACGAGTTCTTAAAGTAGGCACTATTAAGATTAATACAACACCAACTACTAGCAATCTTAATATTTCAAATCTTACTTCTTGTATAAAACTCTCTGATGACTATAGTAATAAGATTGCTTATAGCTATAAAGATAGTTCTATAATTACAAAACCTATAAGTTCACTTACAGATGGAAAATATGAAAATACTAATGGAAACCTTACTTATACTGACAACTGGATAAAAGCAACTGATAGTTCTCAACATTTTTCAAATGTTTTAGATAATGAAGTTAGTTTTTCTTTTGAAGGAACAGGCGTAAATATTCACTCTATAACTGCAAATAATAGAGGTATTGCTAAAGTATATATTGATGGCATAGCCTATGATGCTGATGATTATACAGAAACAGTTCAAAGAAAGGTGATTTTCTCTAAAACTGATTTGCCAATTGGTAAGCATGAAGTTAGAATTGTAGTTACTAATAATAAAAATGCTGCTTCAACTGGATACTATATCTCCATAGATGCTATTGAAATTCTATGTAACCCTCCAGTTTTAAAATCTGGTAAATATCAAAATACTGATTCAAACTTATTTTATGCTGGTTCCTGGGTACAAGTCACTGATGGTTCTCAACGCTATTCTAAAATAGAAAATAGCACCTTATATTTTTCTTTTGAGGGAACTGGTTTCAACCTTACCTCACTTGTCGCAAGCAATAGGGGTATTGCTAAAATATACGTAGACGGAACTGCTTATGATATTGACACTTATTCACCTACAGTTACATCTAAAATCATTTTTGCCAAAGATGGATTACCTTTCGGTAAACATGATGTAAAAGTAGTAGTTACTAATACAAAGAATGCGACATCAACTGATACTTATATTTCTATCGCTGCTATAGAAATATTGATTTCACCACCAGTTCTTACAACTGGTAAATATGAAAATACAAATTCAAATTTAATTTACACTGGTTCTTGGGTACAAGTCGCTGATGGTTCTCAACGCTATTCAAATATAGTAGACAGTGCTTTTCAGTTCTCCTTCGAAGGAACCGGCTTTAATCTAAATTCTCTTGTTGCTAACAACAGAGGAATAGCTAAAGTATATATTGATGGAACATCCTATGATGTTGATACTTATTCAGATGTTGTCCAAAGAAAAACTATCTTTTCCAAAGATGGTTTGGCCATGGGCAAACATACTGTAAAGGTAGTGATTACTAATACTAAAAATGCAGCATCATCAAACTATTATATTTCCATTACCTCTATTGAAATTTTAAATTCATCTCCAGTTCTTGCATCTGGAATGTATGAAAATACTTCTAGTGATATAGCATATACTGGTTCTTGGGTAAAAGTAACAGATGGTTCTCAAAATTACTCAAAGATTGAGAATAGTGCTTTATATTTCTCATTCCAAGGAACAGGCTTTAATCTTCATTCAATAGTTGCTAACAATAGAGGTATCGCCAAAGTATATGTAGATGGAGTAGCCTATGATGTAGACACTTACTCACCTACAGTTGAAAGAAAAATTGTTTTCACAAAGGATGGATTAGCCTACGGAAAACATAATGTGAAAATATTAGTAACAAATACAAAAAATACAACATCAACTGATACTTATATTTCTATTGATGCTGTTGAAATCCTAGTAACACCACCTACACTTTCCTCTGGAAAGTATGATAACTTTGATCCAAACCTAATTTATACTGGTTCTTGGACAAGTGTTGCTTATGATTCTCAACATTTTTCAAAAACTGAAAATAGTACTGTGAGTTTTTCATTCGAAGGAACAGGTTTTAACCTTCACTCACTAGTTGCTAGCAATAGAGGTATTGCCAAATTATATGTAGATGGAGTAGCCTATGATGTAGACACTTACTCGCCTACAATTGAAAGAAAAATTGTTTTCACTAAGGATGGATTAACCTACGGAAAACATAATGTACAAATCGTAGTAACCTGTACAAAAAATACAATATCAACTGATACTTATATTTCTATTGATGCTGTTGAAATTATATAA
- a CDS encoding DEAD/DEAH box helicase, translating to MNNSFIDLKINQNLIEGLEKQNITIPTEIQQLVIKSALENKDIIGESYTGSGKTLSYLLPIFHKIDTAKREMQAIILAPTHELVMQIEEQVSLLAKNSEIPVTSLTIIGEASMEKQIKKLKDNKPHIIVGTIGRVLDLIQKKKIKAHTVKTIVIDEADNLLSESSLGTVNNIIKTTMRDRQLMAFSATINPKTLDTAKALMKEPEVFKTDGKVAMNPRISHEYIVCSHRDKFEILRKLIAATKTERAIVFLNKNEEIQLITDKLNYHSKNAGGIYGAASKEERKNTINSFKSGKINLLVSSDLSARGLDVPEVTHIFNLDFPVNTNDYSHRAGRTARGNLSGTCISIITEKELAAIRVYEREFNVKFEQIDVYEGRIHKA from the coding sequence ATGAACAATTCTTTTATTGACTTAAAGATAAATCAAAATCTTATAGAAGGTTTGGAAAAACAAAACATAACTATACCAACAGAAATCCAGCAGCTAGTGATAAAATCAGCTTTAGAAAACAAAGATATCATAGGTGAATCTTATACTGGTAGCGGGAAAACTTTAAGCTATCTTCTTCCTATCTTTCATAAGATAGATACTGCAAAAAGAGAAATGCAAGCAATAATTCTTGCACCAACTCATGAACTAGTAATGCAAATTGAGGAGCAAGTTTCGTTACTAGCTAAGAATTCAGAAATTCCTGTAACTTCTCTTACTATAATTGGTGAGGCAAGTATGGAAAAGCAAATAAAAAAGCTTAAGGATAACAAACCTCATATTATAGTAGGAACAATCGGAAGAGTTTTAGATTTAATTCAAAAGAAAAAGATTAAAGCTCACACTGTAAAGACTATTGTCATTGATGAAGCTGATAATTTACTTTCTGAAAGTAGCCTTGGAACTGTTAATAACATCATTAAAACAACTATGAGAGATAGACAACTAATGGCATTCTCAGCTACAATAAATCCTAAAACTTTAGATACTGCAAAAGCATTAATGAAGGAGCCAGAAGTATTTAAGACAGATGGTAAGGTAGCAATGAATCCTAGAATTTCTCATGAGTATATAGTATGCTCTCATCGTGATAAGTTTGAAATCTTAAGGAAACTTATTGCAGCTACTAAAACAGAAAGAGCCATAGTATTTTTAAATAAAAATGAAGAAATTCAACTTATAACAGATAAATTAAATTATCACAGCAAAAATGCCGGCGGTATTTACGGCGCTGCTTCAAAGGAAGAAAGAAAAAACACTATAAATTCTTTTAAAAGCGGAAAGATAAATTTATTAGTATCCTCTGATTTATCAGCTAGAGGTCTTGATGTGCCAGAAGTTACTCATATCTTCAATCTTGATTTTCCTGTGAATACCAATGATTATTCCCATAGGGCAGGAAGAACGGCAAGAGGAAATCTTTCTGGGACCTGTATTTCTATAATCACAGAAAAAGAACTAGCAGCAATACGAGTTTATGAGAGAGAATTTAATGTTAAATTTGAACAAATAGATGTTTATGAAGGAAGAATCCATAAAGCTTAA
- a CDS encoding PspA/IM30 family protein, protein MGVLGRFKAIMEANINALLDKAEDPSKMIDQYLRDLNSDLGKVKAETAAIMAEEQRTKRVYEECGVEIEKMQNYAKKAVQAGNDNDARQFLGKKAELLQKQESLKMAYDAAKANAIKMKSMHDKLQRDIGQLNARKDAIKAKVSIAKTQERINKMGASITNAGANISAFDRMEEKADRMLDEANAMAELNKSSEEVDINLLTSKYDSSINIEDELEMLKGNDIEEELKALKENSTQD, encoded by the coding sequence ATGGGAGTACTAGGACGTTTCAAGGCAATTATGGAAGCTAATATTAATGCGTTACTAGATAAAGCAGAAGATCCGAGTAAAATGATAGACCAATATCTTAGGGATTTAAATAGCGATTTAGGAAAAGTAAAGGCTGAAACAGCAGCAATAATGGCTGAAGAACAACGTACAAAGCGTGTTTATGAAGAGTGTGGTGTTGAAATAGAGAAGATGCAGAATTATGCAAAAAAGGCTGTACAAGCAGGAAATGATAATGATGCTCGGCAGTTTTTAGGGAAGAAGGCAGAGCTTCTTCAAAAGCAAGAAAGCCTAAAAATGGCGTATGATGCAGCTAAAGCTAATGCAATTAAAATGAAATCTATGCACGATAAACTTCAGAGAGATATAGGTCAGTTAAATGCTCGAAAAGATGCGATTAAAGCAAAGGTGTCAATAGCTAAAACTCAAGAGAGAATTAACAAGATGGGTGCTTCTATTACCAATGCAGGAGCAAATATATCTGCATTTGACAGAATGGAAGAGAAGGCTGATCGGATGTTAGACGAAGCGAATGCTATGGCAGAGCTTAACAAATCTTCTGAAGAAGTTGATATAAATCTATTAACAAGCAAATATGATTCATCAATAAATATTGAAGATGAGCTAGAAATGCTTAAAGGAAATGATATAGAGGAAGAGCTTAAAGCTTTAAAAGAAAATAGTACCCAAGATTAG
- a CDS encoding SPFH domain-containing protein: protein MGLFSSQFSNVVEWEEYRDDLIFWKWSNKEIKKGSRLIIRQGQDAIFMYNGKLEGIFTDEGSYDMESQIVPFLSTLKGFKFGFNSGIRAEVLFINTKEFTVKWGTKNPVSIEAPGLPGGMPIRTFGTFNFKVADYMVLIEKIAGIKKQYAVEDIKERVTSILNQLLMKWIAKEGKNKFNLQANAFDIAKGIREDLDMEIIKLGITVTGFNIESFTYPEEVEKMATKVASHSMINDMGKYQNVSIVDGMASGNMKGGGTASDVMGIQMGYMMGKQVVDQMQQNKNVNNVASQETTTSAAPKFCPNCGVKTQGTKFCSNCGYKLI, encoded by the coding sequence ATGGGGTTATTTTCAAGTCAGTTCTCTAATGTAGTAGAATGGGAAGAATACAGAGATGATCTTATATTTTGGAAATGGAGTAATAAGGAGATAAAGAAGGGTAGTCGTCTTATTATACGCCAAGGGCAAGATGCTATATTTATGTACAATGGAAAATTAGAAGGAATATTTACTGACGAAGGTAGTTATGACATGGAATCTCAAATTGTACCTTTTCTTTCAACTTTAAAAGGCTTTAAATTTGGTTTTAATAGTGGAATTAGAGCTGAAGTTTTATTTATAAACACAAAAGAATTTACTGTGAAATGGGGAACAAAAAATCCTGTAAGTATTGAAGCACCAGGACTTCCTGGAGGGATGCCTATAAGAACTTTTGGAACCTTCAATTTTAAGGTCGCTGATTATATGGTATTGATTGAAAAAATTGCAGGAATAAAAAAGCAATATGCAGTTGAGGATATTAAAGAACGTGTAACATCTATATTGAATCAATTGCTGATGAAGTGGATTGCAAAAGAAGGCAAAAATAAATTTAATCTTCAAGCAAATGCATTTGATATAGCTAAGGGAATAAGAGAAGATTTAGATATGGAAATAATTAAGCTTGGGATAACAGTTACTGGTTTTAATATTGAGAGCTTTACTTATCCAGAAGAAGTAGAGAAAATGGCAACAAAAGTCGCATCACACAGCATGATTAATGATATGGGCAAATATCAAAATGTTAGTATTGTAGATGGAATGGCATCGGGAAATATGAAAGGTGGAGGAACGGCATCTGATGTGATGGGGATTCAGATGGGTTATATGATGGGAAAGCAAGTGGTTGACCAAATGCAACAAAATAAAAATGTAAATAATGTAGCATCACAAGAGACAACAACTTCTGCAGCACCTAAATTCTGCCCAAATTGCGGAGTAAAAACCCAAGGAACAAAATTTTGTTCTAACTGTGGATATAAGCTTATTTAG
- a CDS encoding methyl-accepting chemotaxis protein, giving the protein MKNLRLKGRIVRLLILSVICISSSLLGLSYYFTNKATQSSVTDELTSTSNLVSAVLDSSYPGTWALNGEKLTKGKNPLHDIVGIIDKVKEQSNSEVTIFANDTRFITTLIVDNKRNVGTKADEKVIEIVLKNGEEFQSQVTISGVKYIGKYTPIKNGKNEIVGMIFVGKEYAVLMKPLTESIVYMVGCTIIVAILMIILGGVFASRVAKPISISVKALKRVSSGDLTEDIPSNLSIRKDEAAELAEAVGDMQNFLNNIVNNIKSTTSNMFNSSSNLLTVSENMTAASSNITHAIGEMASGTVGQAEDISDISQSLNEFGNKIQEAKEATSMIHDGSIEIEKMTNENNVQMKMVVDSIGNVKEQFDEFANSVSILGSNITRVDEITGVINSIADQTNLLALNAAIEAARAGESGKGFAVVADEIRKLAEESRKSSESIKELVAFIAKDTYKIVDNSKEVNNKLAEQLEAINKTLGSFEGITKSVSDIIPKINQVDKNSESINESKTTLISKAENAASIAEEISAATEEIAASSEEMASSAIEVEKVSEVLNLETKKLIDYVSIFKSK; this is encoded by the coding sequence ATGAAAAATTTAAGATTAAAAGGTAGGATTGTTAGATTATTAATTTTATCAGTTATTTGTATCAGCAGTTCGTTATTAGGATTATCTTATTATTTTACAAACAAGGCAACTCAATCAAGTGTCACTGATGAACTTACAAGTACTTCTAATTTGGTTTCTGCAGTTTTAGATAGTAGTTATCCAGGAACTTGGGCTTTAAATGGTGAAAAGCTAACAAAAGGAAAAAATCCTTTACATGACATTGTTGGAATAATTGATAAAGTAAAGGAACAATCTAATTCTGAAGTAACTATATTTGCCAATGATACAAGATTTATAACTACATTAATTGTGGACAATAAGAGGAATGTTGGCACTAAAGCAGATGAGAAGGTTATAGAAATAGTTCTAAAAAATGGAGAAGAATTTCAAAGTCAGGTTACAATTTCAGGAGTGAAATATATAGGAAAATATACTCCTATAAAAAATGGAAAAAATGAAATAGTAGGTATGATATTTGTAGGAAAAGAATATGCAGTCCTTATGAAGCCTCTAACAGAATCAATAGTATATATGGTGGGTTGTACAATAATCGTTGCAATATTAATGATTATATTAGGAGGAGTTTTTGCTAGCAGAGTTGCAAAACCAATATCTATTTCAGTAAAAGCTCTAAAAAGAGTATCCTCTGGAGATCTTACAGAAGATATTCCAAGTAATTTATCTATAAGAAAAGATGAAGCTGCAGAATTAGCAGAAGCTGTGGGAGATATGCAAAACTTCTTAAATAACATTGTGAATAATATAAAGAGTACTACTAGCAATATGTTTAATAGTTCAAGTAATCTTTTAACTGTATCAGAGAATATGACTGCTGCATCTTCTAATATAACTCATGCTATTGGAGAGATGGCATCTGGAACGGTTGGACAAGCAGAAGATATATCTGATATATCACAAAGTCTTAATGAGTTCGGAAACAAAATTCAAGAAGCTAAAGAAGCAACTAGCATGATACATGATGGTTCTATAGAAATTGAAAAAATGACTAATGAAAATAATGTACAAATGAAAATGGTAGTTGATTCTATTGGAAATGTTAAAGAACAATTTGATGAATTTGCAAATAGTGTTTCTATACTAGGTAGCAATATAACAAGAGTTGATGAGATAACTGGAGTTATAAATAGCATTGCAGATCAAACAAATTTATTAGCTCTTAACGCAGCTATAGAGGCAGCAAGAGCTGGAGAGAGTGGAAAAGGTTTTGCAGTTGTTGCGGATGAAATAAGAAAACTTGCTGAAGAAAGTAGGAAATCATCTGAATCAATTAAGGAATTAGTAGCATTTATAGCTAAGGATACTTATAAAATAGTAGATAACTCTAAGGAAGTTAATAATAAGCTTGCAGAACAATTAGAGGCTATAAATAAAACCTTAGGTTCTTTTGAGGGAATAACGAAATCTGTATCAGACATAATACCAAAAATAAATCAAGTTGATAAAAATTCAGAAAGTATTAATGAGAGCAAAACAACACTTATAAGTAAAGCTGAAAATGCTGCGTCCATAGCAGAAGAAATATCAGCTGCTACAGAAGAAATAGCTGCATCTTCAGAGGAAATGGCTAGTTCAGCTATAGAAGTTGAGAAGGTTTCAGAAGTTTTAAATTTAGAAACTAAAAAATTAATAGATTATGTTTCAATTTTTAAATCTAAATAA
- a CDS encoding methyl-accepting chemotaxis protein, which yields MKGFKMRGKILILVIALILSTGITSLVIGYSSSSSLAKDGIYEELTSVEKMTVSLINEKYPGDWKLDGNKLYKGDNLINEDNEFVDFVKEQTNCEITIFRKDTRIVTTISEDGKRIVGTTAKENVVSTVIDNKKDYQGNVEISGEPFLVKYSPIVDSKGNAIGMVFIGKENSDVRSMINSSIALMLIATVVISILAYILSAIIVKKIINPIIISIECLKKVANGDLTLDIPEDLTVRHDEAGELAKAVQNMQKSLKAIVTNIKKVTGEVYENSENLLAISEEMSATSDNISHAVQEMASGSTSQAQDLSTVTEALNDFGDKIEDTKESVSVIYNGSVEIGNMTSSSNEDMKNVVNSINSVKSEFDGFTHKIQGLGDNIKRINEITEAINSIAQQTNLLALNAAIEAARAGESGRGFAVVAEEIRKLAEQSSESSDNIKALVESISKDADNIVHSSTIVNDQLTEQLDVIDNTIVSFKKITKSIESIIPKMNGVNKATNDINESKDGILGKAENTAAIAEEISASSEEIAASTQEMNNAACQVAKSAEELTLQTKRLIEEIEVFKVEK from the coding sequence ATGAAGGGTTTTAAAATGAGGGGAAAAATATTAATATTGGTAATAGCCTTAATTCTATCTACTGGTATAACATCACTAGTAATTGGATATTCATCATCTAGCTCATTAGCCAAAGATGGTATTTATGAAGAACTTACATCTGTTGAGAAGATGACTGTATCATTAATAAATGAAAAATATCCAGGAGATTGGAAGTTGGATGGTAATAAACTATATAAAGGTGATAACTTAATTAATGAAGATAATGAATTTGTTGACTTTGTTAAGGAACAGACTAATTGTGAGATAACTATATTTAGAAAAGATACAAGAATAGTAACAACAATTTCTGAAGATGGGAAGAGGATAGTAGGAACTACTGCTAAGGAAAATGTAGTTTCAACTGTTATAGACAATAAAAAGGATTACCAAGGAAATGTTGAGATTTCTGGTGAACCCTTTTTAGTTAAATATTCACCTATTGTAGATTCAAAGGGAAATGCAATAGGTATGGTGTTTATAGGAAAAGAAAATTCTGATGTGAGAAGTATGATAAATAGTTCTATAGCGCTTATGCTTATAGCTACTGTTGTTATAAGTATTTTAGCTTATATATTATCTGCAATTATAGTTAAGAAAATAATAAATCCAATAATCATATCTATAGAGTGCCTAAAGAAAGTTGCTAATGGAGATTTAACTTTAGATATACCTGAAGATCTAACGGTAAGACACGATGAAGCAGGTGAATTAGCAAAAGCAGTTCAAAATATGCAGAAATCATTAAAAGCTATCGTAACGAACATAAAAAAAGTAACTGGTGAAGTATATGAAAACTCAGAGAATCTTTTAGCGATTTCAGAAGAAATGTCAGCAACCTCTGATAATATATCTCATGCTGTTCAAGAAATGGCATCAGGATCTACATCCCAAGCTCAAGATTTATCTACAGTCACAGAGGCATTAAATGATTTTGGGGATAAAATTGAGGATACTAAGGAGTCAGTAAGTGTAATTTATAATGGATCTGTAGAGATAGGAAATATGACTTCTTCAAGTAATGAAGATATGAAAAATGTAGTTAACTCAATTAATTCAGTAAAATCAGAGTTTGATGGATTTACACATAAAATCCAGGGGCTAGGGGATAACATAAAGAGAATTAATGAAATAACTGAAGCTATTAACAGCATAGCGCAACAAACAAATCTTTTAGCCTTGAATGCAGCTATAGAAGCAGCAAGAGCTGGTGAAAGTGGAAGAGGTTTTGCTGTTGTTGCGGAAGAAATAAGAAAACTAGCAGAGCAAAGCAGTGAATCTTCAGATAACATAAAAGCATTAGTAGAGTCTATCTCTAAAGATGCGGACAACATAGTACATAGTTCTACAATTGTAAATGATCAGTTAACAGAGCAACTTGATGTGATTGATAATACAATAGTATCCTTTAAGAAAATAACTAAATCCATAGAATCTATAATACCTAAAATGAATGGTGTTAATAAGGCGACAAATGATATAAATGAAAGCAAGGATGGAATATTAGGAAAAGCAGAAAATACTGCTGCTATTGCTGAGGAAATATCAGCATCTTCAGAGGAAATTGCGGCTTCAACTCAAGAGATGAATAATGCGGCTTGTCAGGTGGCAAAATCTGCTGAGGAGTTGACACTTCAGACAAAAAGACTTATTGAAGAAATCGAAGTATTTAAAGTGGAGAAATAG
- a CDS encoding ABC transporter ATP-binding protein, with translation MLKVTNLTKKYGKMLAVKNVSFFVETGEIAVLAGPNGAGKSTVIKSIVGLLRYQGSITVNDKINKSIEGKSYIGYIPEIPSLFPLLTVSEHITLMAHAFGIKDYETEAEELLKAFDLWDKKDKFGSELSKGMQQKVSICCAIITKPKILLVDEPMVGLDPKAIRTMKNLLLKLKEQGTSIVVSTHLLDSVQDLWDRIIIMKDGEFVYSNTKHEIGKEDKSLEDIFFEYTEE, from the coding sequence ATGTTAAAGGTTACGAACTTAACTAAGAAATATGGAAAAATGTTAGCTGTTAAAAATGTAAGTTTTTTCGTTGAAACTGGAGAGATTGCTGTACTTGCTGGGCCTAATGGTGCAGGAAAGTCTACAGTTATTAAGTCAATTGTCGGCCTTTTAAGATACCAAGGAAGTATAACTGTTAATGATAAGATTAATAAGAGTATTGAAGGTAAGAGTTATATAGGTTATATTCCAGAAATCCCTTCCTTATTTCCGTTGCTTACAGTTAGCGAACATATAACACTTATGGCACATGCTTTTGGAATAAAAGATTATGAAACCGAAGCAGAAGAACTTTTGAAAGCCTTTGATCTTTGGGATAAGAAGGATAAGTTTGGTAGTGAACTTTCCAAAGGTATGCAACAAAAGGTAAGTATTTGTTGTGCAATTATAACTAAGCCAAAGATACTTTTAGTAGATGAACCAATGGTTGGTCTAGATCCAAAAGCAATTAGAACTATGAAAAATCTTCTTCTTAAGTTAAAAGAACAAGGCACATCTATAGTTGTCAGCACTCATCTTCTAGATTCAGTTCAAGATCTTTGGGATAGAATTATCATAATGAAAGATGGAGAATTTGTTTATTCTAATACTAAGCATGAAATAGGCAAGGAAGATAAATCTCTTGAGGACATATTCTTTGAATATACGGAGGAATAA